A window of Nitrospira sp. contains these coding sequences:
- a CDS encoding NADH-quinone oxidoreductase subunit A — MLGFPALLGERHWKKPERRSESATGIPYESGIRPTGSAQVRPPVQYYLVAMFFVIFDVEAAFLYA, encoded by the coding sequence ATGTTGGGATTCCCGGCGTTGCTTGGTGAGCGTCACTGGAAGAAACCCGAACGTCGATCCGAAAGCGCGACCGGCATTCCCTATGAATCTGGTATCAGGCCGACCGGCAGCGCTCAAGTTCGCCCGCCGGTGCAATATTACTTGGTCGCCATGTTCTTCGTCATTTTCGATGTTGAGGCGGCTTTTCTGTATGCC